From Acidicapsa acidisoli, the proteins below share one genomic window:
- a CDS encoding ArnT family glycosyltransferase, producing MYLPFRPQSLVPILHQDWDEAAQDDPTTPSTPRAGRWRTLMRKLSGSELIPRPDAPLPLWMIFPVIFAALYLTHWSLLRLPYYWDEAGYYIPAAWDFFRTGSLIPITTITNAHPPLPSVYLALWWHLGGFHPAVTREAVLIVASVGLLAVWKLAMRLNPSPLVAFWTLLLTTLYPIWFAQSTLAHADIFAAAATLWGLVYALPDENRKPGIRKFWFAAVWFSIAALAKETAIITPLTLAAFELTAGFRKSKPIRRRSYQLAAAHLFCVIPLAAWYAYHRAKTGFLFGNPEFLRYNATSTLEPLRILAAFGHRLLHLFGHMNMFVPVLCTAAAMVLDPVKNQAGETPARISFPAQARIYAVLLANALAFSVLGGALLTRYLLPMYPLVLLIAVSTFHRRVRYWQLLTVFSAAAFVVALFINPPYGFAPEDNLTYARVIRLHQQAIRQLAARYPGSTVLTAWPVSDELTRPELGYVKTPFDVDRIEDFTAAQIDRAAQDPGGFSSALVFSTKEEPTILPFHLNSPAVEEEYFGLHHDLSAAAIARQLDGDIVWQDVDNLQWAAVLRFHRAVEARSDRNESFPSTLQQSAPVVR from the coding sequence ATGTACTTGCCTTTTCGCCCCCAATCCTTGGTGCCGATTTTGCACCAGGATTGGGATGAGGCAGCTCAGGATGATCCAACCACCCCGTCTACGCCCCGTGCAGGTCGCTGGCGCACCCTGATGCGGAAACTCAGCGGATCTGAACTCATTCCACGCCCCGACGCGCCCCTTCCGCTTTGGATGATCTTCCCGGTCATCTTCGCGGCGCTTTACCTGACGCACTGGAGCCTGCTCCGGCTGCCGTATTACTGGGACGAAGCAGGCTATTACATCCCCGCCGCCTGGGACTTCTTCCGCACCGGCTCCCTGATTCCGATCACGACAATCACCAACGCCCACCCGCCGTTGCCGTCGGTTTACCTGGCTCTCTGGTGGCATCTCGGCGGATTTCACCCGGCTGTGACCCGCGAAGCCGTCCTTATCGTTGCCTCAGTTGGACTGCTTGCTGTCTGGAAGCTGGCCATGCGCCTCAATCCCAGCCCGCTCGTAGCTTTCTGGACGCTACTCCTCACTACCCTCTACCCCATCTGGTTCGCGCAAAGCACCCTGGCCCATGCCGACATCTTCGCCGCCGCAGCCACGCTCTGGGGTCTGGTTTACGCACTTCCCGACGAAAACCGAAAGCCCGGCATCCGAAAATTCTGGTTTGCCGCAGTCTGGTTCTCAATCGCAGCCCTCGCCAAAGAAACAGCGATCATCACGCCGCTGACGCTGGCCGCCTTTGAACTCACCGCTGGCTTCCGCAAATCCAAACCAATCCGCCGCCGCAGCTACCAGTTGGCCGCTGCGCATTTGTTTTGTGTTATCCCGCTGGCTGCCTGGTACGCCTACCACCGCGCGAAGACCGGCTTCCTCTTCGGCAACCCGGAATTCCTCCGCTACAACGCCACTTCGACGCTCGAACCGCTGCGTATCCTGGCTGCTTTCGGCCACCGCCTGCTGCACCTCTTCGGCCACATGAACATGTTCGTGCCCGTCCTCTGCACCGCAGCCGCGATGGTCCTCGATCCAGTTAAGAATCAAGCCGGCGAAACCCCGGCCCGCATCAGCTTCCCGGCGCAGGCGCGCATTTACGCCGTCCTGCTGGCGAACGCGCTGGCCTTTTCCGTCCTCGGTGGGGCGCTGCTTACGCGCTATCTGCTGCCGATGTATCCCCTCGTGCTGTTGATCGCCGTGTCAACCTTTCATCGCCGGGTTCGTTACTGGCAGTTGCTGACGGTCTTCTCGGCGGCTGCCTTCGTTGTGGCTCTTTTCATCAATCCTCCCTACGGCTTCGCGCCCGAGGACAATCTCACCTATGCCCGGGTCATCCGCCTCCACCAGCAGGCGATTCGCCAACTCGCCGCGCGCTACCCCGGCTCGACCGTGCTCACGGCCTGGCCGGTAAGCGACGAACTGACCCGCCCAGAGCTGGGATATGTGAAAACTCCCTTCGATGTGGACCGTATCGAAGACTTCACCGCCGCCCAGATCGACCGCGCAGCCCAGGACCCCGGTGGCTTTTCCTCGGCGCTGGTTTTTTCCACGAAAGAAGAACCTACGATTCTGCCCTTTCACCTCAACAGCCCGGCTGTAGAAGAAGAGTACTTTGGCCTGCACCACGACCTGTCCGCGGCGGCCATCGCCCGCCAGCTCGACGGCGACATCGTGTGGCAGGACGTCGATAACCTCCAGTGGGCCGCCGTTCTTCGATTTCATCGCGCCGTCGAGGCCCGGTCGGACAGAAATGAGTCCTTTCCCAGCACATTGCAGCAGTCTGCACCCGTTGTAAGGTAA
- a CDS encoding cupin domain-containing protein, whose amino-acid sequence MADSVTDYPYETRLNILYQPLEIIDEKALADACEYKWFNQTLCKVNESVVRVGIIEGEYHWHKHDADDEFFYVVEGTLFIDLEDRTVELGPRLGFVVPKGTLHRTRAPHRTVILMVENAGIIPTGN is encoded by the coding sequence ATGGCCGATTCAGTCACCGACTATCCCTACGAAACCCGCCTGAACATCCTCTATCAGCCGCTTGAAATCATCGACGAAAAGGCGCTCGCCGACGCCTGCGAATACAAGTGGTTCAACCAGACCCTCTGCAAAGTCAACGAATCCGTAGTCCGCGTCGGCATCATCGAGGGCGAATATCACTGGCACAAGCACGATGCGGACGACGAATTCTTCTACGTCGTCGAGGGCACGTTGTTCATCGACCTTGAAGACCGGACCGTCGAACTCGGACCCCGTCTGGGCTTTGTCGTGCCAAAGGGGACCCTGCACCGAACACGCGCTCCGCATCGGACGGTCATCCTGATGGTCGAGAATGCGGGCATCATCCCAACCGGAAACTAG
- a CDS encoding tetratricopeptide repeat protein — MLNFLRSRIPAAGLAAAVVLLAAVSALQAHGQTTADGGADPTASIGGGRILLVLPFDNLADQASDQATNQPSPAIPAAQTPGQVKTQTNPDPATLDWIREAAPEILNSRFSSAGFLPLTREDRLYALDHLGLPETFEPSRATALRIAETLDANYILIGNYRVTGGTLTLQARIVDVSKLRLSDPITETGELSQLIPLLNSLAWQLTRKLDPSFGVAEETFRAAGSKVRLDAFEQYIRGLTERDTDERLRHLKKATDLSPDFTAAWIATGKLQFANQQYEQAAVSFSKVTRPSGSPDPTTLEAAFYRGLSLIFSGNYPRAEEAFAAVARVLPLPEVVNNEAVANSRRVHDATAAIALFRQAEAADPTDSDYHFNLAVSLHRHGDKSEALTELAQSLKLRPNDSEAKALEEAWKTDKPQPQSTSQSDGVMASQPEPLERIKRTYNGAAFRQASLMLDQVEAARLAALPGPQRAAKLSASARAKLDRGLLLEAESGYQAALAADDHSAQAHAGLAEVRERAGDIDAARKEAQAALDRQPNLDAYLVLARLDLAANHLPEAQKEAEEAVQLDNTSRAARDLRKVIETRIDSHSASDGKPAAAVKP; from the coding sequence GTGCTTAATTTTCTTCGATCCCGTATTCCAGCAGCCGGGCTTGCCGCCGCAGTTGTACTTCTGGCGGCCGTCTCCGCCCTGCAGGCTCATGGCCAGACGACGGCAGACGGCGGCGCGGACCCAACCGCTTCAATTGGCGGGGGGCGCATCCTGCTGGTGCTGCCATTCGACAATCTCGCCGACCAGGCCTCCGATCAAGCCACCAATCAGCCCTCCCCTGCCATTCCAGCCGCGCAGACTCCAGGTCAGGTGAAGACGCAGACAAATCCCGACCCCGCGACCCTGGACTGGATCCGCGAAGCAGCCCCTGAGATCCTGAACAGCCGCTTCAGCTCAGCCGGTTTCCTCCCGCTGACCCGCGAAGACCGCCTCTACGCCCTGGACCACCTCGGCCTGCCGGAAACCTTCGAGCCCAGCCGGGCGACTGCTCTGCGCATCGCAGAAACCCTCGACGCCAACTACATCCTCATCGGAAACTATCGCGTCACGGGCGGCACTCTCACGCTGCAGGCGCGCATCGTCGATGTAAGCAAGCTGCGCCTCTCCGACCCGATCACCGAAACCGGAGAGCTCTCGCAGCTCATTCCACTGCTCAATTCTCTGGCCTGGCAACTAACCCGCAAGCTTGACCCCAGTTTCGGCGTTGCGGAAGAAACCTTCCGCGCAGCCGGTTCCAAAGTGCGCCTGGACGCCTTCGAGCAGTACATCCGCGGTCTGACGGAGCGAGACACCGACGAGCGTCTGCGCCATCTGAAAAAGGCCACCGATCTCAGCCCCGACTTCACCGCCGCCTGGATCGCAACCGGAAAACTCCAGTTCGCCAATCAGCAATACGAACAGGCCGCTGTTTCCTTCAGCAAAGTCACCCGCCCTTCGGGCTCGCCTGACCCAACCACGCTCGAAGCAGCCTTCTACCGCGGCCTTTCACTCATTTTTTCCGGCAACTATCCGCGCGCTGAAGAAGCTTTTGCCGCCGTCGCCCGGGTACTGCCGCTTCCAGAGGTGGTAAACAACGAGGCCGTCGCCAACAGCCGCCGCGTGCATGACGCTACCGCGGCGATCGCACTCTTCCGCCAGGCCGAGGCCGCCGACCCAACCGATTCCGACTACCACTTCAATCTCGCCGTCAGCCTCCACCGGCACGGCGACAAGTCCGAAGCCCTCACCGAACTCGCCCAGAGCCTCAAGCTGCGCCCCAACGACAGCGAAGCCAAAGCTCTCGAAGAGGCCTGGAAGACAGACAAACCACAGCCCCAATCCACATCTCAGTCCGACGGCGTGATGGCCAGCCAGCCCGAGCCACTTGAGCGCATCAAGCGCACCTACAACGGGGCTGCTTTCCGCCAGGCGTCGCTGATGCTCGATCAGGTCGAAGCCGCCCGCCTCGCCGCGCTTCCCGGTCCCCAACGCGCCGCCAAACTCAGCGCCTCCGCGCGGGCAAAGCTCGATCGAGGTTTGCTCCTCGAGGCCGAGAGCGGCTATCAAGCAGCCCTCGCCGCCGATGATCACAGCGCCCAGGCCCACGCAGGCCTCGCCGAAGTCCGCGAACGCGCCGGCGACATCGACGCCGCCCGAAAAGAAGCCCAGGCCGCGCTCGACCGCCAGCCCAATCTCGACGCCTACCTCGTCCTGGCAAGGCTCGATCTTGCTGCAAATCACCTCCCCGAAGCCCAAAAAGAGGCCGAAGAAGCAGTGCAGCTCGACAACACCAGCCGCGCCGCCAGAGACCTGCGCAAAGTCATCGAGACCCGCATCGACAGCCACTCCGCAAGCGATGGAAAGCCCGCTGCTGCGGTAAAACCCTAG
- a CDS encoding c-type heme family protein: MKLLAKFNLVLIFIFGLGISLIAYFAYNFLMDNARQQVLQQAELMAASASATKDYTDQHVSPILEKTPQHSSDFLAQTIPFSAANVTFKYLRSSYPDYVLREAALNPTNLDDRATEWEVDLINYFRNNPNQTQHVGERSTPTGQVLYVAAPIVAAQGCLQCHTQPSIAPKAMIRHYGPDHGFGWKPNDIVGAQIVSVPMSVPIALADRGFHNLLISLGAIFLLTIVLIDLAMYFIVIRPLRRVSKSADLISKGEIDQPLLAVNGKDEIAEVTASFNRMHTSLIKAFEMLNG, from the coding sequence GTGAAGCTACTTGCGAAATTCAACCTGGTGCTCATCTTCATCTTCGGACTGGGCATCTCCCTGATTGCCTACTTTGCCTACAACTTCCTCATGGACAATGCGAGGCAACAGGTGCTTCAACAGGCCGAACTCATGGCCGCCAGCGCTAGCGCCACAAAGGACTACACCGACCAGCACGTAAGTCCCATATTGGAGAAAACGCCGCAACACAGCAGCGACTTTCTGGCCCAGACCATTCCCTTCTCCGCGGCCAACGTCACCTTCAAATACCTGCGCTCCTCCTATCCAGACTACGTGCTTCGGGAAGCTGCGCTCAATCCCACCAATCTCGATGACCGCGCCACCGAGTGGGAAGTCGACCTCATCAATTACTTCCGCAACAATCCGAATCAGACACAACATGTCGGCGAACGCAGCACTCCCACTGGCCAGGTCCTCTATGTAGCCGCCCCGATTGTTGCCGCTCAGGGATGCCTGCAGTGCCACACGCAGCCGTCGATCGCGCCCAAAGCCATGATCCGTCACTATGGTCCGGATCATGGCTTTGGCTGGAAACCGAACGACATCGTCGGCGCGCAGATCGTTTCCGTCCCCATGTCGGTTCCGATAGCCCTCGCTGACAGGGGATTCCACAATCTGCTCATCAGTCTGGGGGCCATCTTTCTGCTAACGATCGTCCTCATCGATCTCGCCATGTACTTCATCGTGATCCGCCCACTTCGCCGCGTCTCAAAAAGCGCCGACCTCATCAGCAAAGGCGAAATCGATCAGCCGCTCCTGGCCGTAAACGGCAAGGACGAAATCGCGGAGGTGACCGCATCCTTTAACCGGATGCACACCAGTCTCATCAAAGCCTTCGAGATGCTGAATGGATGA
- a CDS encoding serine/threonine-protein kinase — protein MAFAVGQRIGDYEVVGQLGAGGLGVVYEVQHLISRRREAMKILLPDQSGAAEMVERFRREVQTLAGLNHGNIAALHTAFYHEDQLAMVMELVHGETLRDRILRGAITLPQVLDIAGQVLQALDYAHRLGVVHRDIKPSNIMITESGLVKLLDFGIARTEQSSDLTKSGFMVGSLNYMSPEQVSGQKATASSDIYSVGVTVYELLTGRLPIAGATSYETMLGIMQQVPVPPHEIAPAVPRTVSAAVMRALEKDPMRRFATAAEFLAALQGASAGHPTARERATGLAPAIAPPPPVTPTLLHPSTGMVRPTLQSGSGMQSLPLEEVTRKLAVYIGPVAKFVVKKLAAQSDDIDSIYREAAKQITSETDRAAFLRSKAH, from the coding sequence ATGGCGTTTGCAGTTGGGCAGAGAATCGGCGATTACGAAGTCGTGGGCCAGCTCGGCGCCGGCGGCCTTGGGGTGGTGTATGAAGTGCAGCACCTGATTTCGCGCCGGCGTGAGGCGATGAAGATTCTGCTGCCGGATCAATCGGGTGCAGCGGAGATGGTGGAGCGGTTTCGTCGCGAAGTGCAGACGCTGGCGGGGCTGAACCACGGGAATATCGCCGCGCTTCACACAGCTTTCTATCATGAAGACCAACTCGCCATGGTGATGGAGCTGGTGCATGGCGAGACTCTCCGGGATCGCATTCTGAGAGGGGCGATTACGCTGCCCCAGGTATTGGATATTGCCGGCCAGGTCTTGCAGGCGCTCGACTATGCTCATCGCCTGGGGGTAGTGCATCGGGACATCAAGCCCTCGAATATCATGATCACCGAAAGCGGCCTGGTGAAGCTGCTCGACTTCGGAATTGCCCGCACGGAACAATCCAGCGATCTGACCAAGTCCGGGTTCATGGTCGGTTCTCTGAATTACATGTCTCCGGAGCAGGTGAGCGGGCAGAAGGCGACTGCTAGCTCGGACATTTATTCCGTCGGGGTGACGGTTTACGAGCTATTGACGGGAAGGCTTCCCATTGCCGGGGCCACCAGTTACGAGACGATGTTGGGCATTATGCAGCAGGTTCCTGTGCCTCCGCACGAGATTGCGCCTGCGGTTCCGAGGACTGTTTCAGCGGCAGTGATGCGAGCGCTGGAGAAAGATCCGATGAGGCGCTTCGCAACAGCGGCGGAATTTCTCGCTGCGCTGCAAGGGGCTTCCGCAGGCCATCCTACCGCTCGGGAGCGGGCAACGGGTCTCGCTCCGGCGATAGCTCCGCCTCCGCCAGTTACGCCAACCCTCTTGCACCCCTCCACCGGGATGGTTCGGCCGACGCTGCAATCGGGGAGCGGAATGCAGAGCCTGCCGCTGGAAGAGGTGACCCGCAAACTTGCGGTCTACATTGGGCCGGTTGCCAAATTCGTGGTCAAAAAGCTGGCCGCGCAATCGGACGATATCGATTCGATTTATCGCGAGGCGGCCAAGCAGATCACTTCAGAGACGGACAGGGCCGCATTTCTGCGGTCAAAAGCTCACTAA
- a CDS encoding DHA2 family efflux MFS transporter permease subunit: MTLSGPSDSLAASPGHSVASKRLLPWLVAVAFFMESLDTTILNTAVPAISEALHVGPLSMKAVLASYTLSLAVFIPISGWVADRFGTRRVFATAIGIFTLGSLLCGLSSNIQVLVACRILQGLGGSMMVPVGRLTLVRTFAKADLLRAMSFVSIPSLVAPMLGPIAGGLIVGYLHWRMIFFLNIPIGLIGLVMVYLHLPDYREETHPLDTVGLILFGAGVALLSYVLEVFGEHTLGSVEISGMLALSLALLAGYWLHAKSLTSPLLQLSLFKIRTFRAAVCGSFFSRLGIGGVPFLLPLLYQVGLGFTPVQAGLLIMPQALASLAMKAVLPRILSAIGYRWVLTSNTIILGLLLLLFATIGPHTPVWIIVLQAFFYGAFTSLQYTSMNTLVYADTTDQQASAASSIASTMQQMSISFGVAAAGLATAFFVPSNSQSGPTEMIHGIHKALIALGGLTIVSTIVFLSLKREDGDTVSHQKVFHPGG, from the coding sequence ATGACTTTATCCGGTCCCTCAGATAGCCTCGCAGCTTCGCCTGGCCACTCCGTCGCCAGCAAAAGGTTGCTTCCGTGGCTGGTCGCGGTTGCGTTTTTCATGGAGTCGCTCGACACCACAATTCTGAATACCGCCGTGCCCGCAATCTCCGAGGCGCTTCATGTCGGTCCTCTCAGCATGAAAGCGGTTCTCGCCAGTTATACGTTGAGCCTCGCCGTGTTCATCCCCATCAGCGGCTGGGTAGCGGACCGATTCGGTACGCGGCGCGTCTTCGCCACCGCCATCGGAATTTTCACGCTCGGGTCGCTCTTATGCGGCTTATCGAGCAACATCCAAGTACTCGTTGCCTGCCGCATCCTGCAAGGCTTAGGCGGCTCAATGATGGTGCCCGTAGGCCGGCTCACCCTGGTCCGGACCTTCGCCAAAGCGGATCTCCTCCGCGCCATGAGCTTCGTCTCCATCCCGTCGCTGGTCGCTCCCATGCTCGGACCCATCGCCGGCGGCCTGATCGTCGGCTATCTGCACTGGCGCATGATCTTCTTCCTCAACATCCCGATTGGCTTGATCGGGCTGGTCATGGTCTATCTGCATCTACCTGACTACCGCGAGGAGACACACCCGCTCGATACAGTCGGGCTGATCCTCTTCGGCGCTGGCGTCGCCCTGCTTTCCTACGTGCTTGAAGTCTTTGGAGAACACACCCTCGGCTCGGTCGAAATCTCCGGTATGCTGGCGCTTTCGCTTGCCCTGCTCGCGGGCTATTGGCTGCATGCAAAATCGCTTACCTCCCCCCTGCTGCAACTGAGCCTGTTCAAGATTCGCACCTTCCGCGCAGCGGTCTGCGGCAGCTTCTTTTCCCGGCTAGGCATCGGAGGCGTGCCATTCCTCCTGCCGCTGCTCTATCAGGTGGGCCTCGGCTTCACTCCAGTGCAGGCTGGACTTCTCATCATGCCTCAGGCCCTGGCTTCCCTGGCGATGAAGGCGGTTTTGCCGCGCATTCTGTCAGCCATCGGCTACCGCTGGGTGCTCACTTCGAACACCATCATCCTCGGCCTGCTCCTTCTGCTGTTCGCGACCATTGGCCCTCATACGCCGGTCTGGATCATCGTGCTCCAGGCATTTTTCTACGGAGCGTTTACATCCTTGCAGTACACAAGCATGAACACGCTGGTCTATGCCGACACCACAGACCAGCAGGCAAGCGCCGCCAGTTCCATCGCAAGCACCATGCAACAGATGTCGATCAGCTTCGGCGTAGCCGCAGCGGGATTGGCGACAGCGTTTTTCGTTCCCAGCAACAGCCAATCGGGACCAACCGAAATGATCCACGGCATTCATAAGGCTCTCATCGCGCTCGGAGGCCTGACCATCGTTTCGACCATCGTCTTCCTCAGTCTGAAACGCGAAGACGGCGACACCGTCAGCCACCAGAAAGTCTTCCATCCCGGCGGTTAA
- a CDS encoding formate--tetrahydrofolate ligase: protein MKKSLLPIEAVAAKLNLTEDLYEKRSPVTAKLSLDLLEDAGFRRGGKLVLVTATTPTVSGEGKTVTSIGLVQGLEKIGKRAVLASREPSLGPVFGMKGGAAGGGRSQVEPAEKINLHFHGDFHAITSAHNLLAALVDSHMFHGNELDLDPDGITWPRTLDMNDRALRHVTVNVTGPKKTDTDKKHRDGSNRHSGFLITAASEIMAILALATSREDLRARLARIVIGQDRKGNPVRAADLNATGPMMALLHEALLPNLAQTTEGTPAMVHCGPFANIAHGTSSVLSQKMGMQMADYVVNETGFASDLGLEKYMDLVSPLSGIKPSIAVLVTTVQSVKQQGEGDLKQGSANLEKHIAIVRGFGLPVVVAINRFPDDTEAELDTLRTFCETRKANFVLSEAYAKGGEGAAALAQKVVEVIDANPHIELTTAYELSDPVIEKITKVAQKVYGADAIKLSERAKESLARFTRWGFGELPICIAKTQYSLSDDPKRLGAPTGWTLHVTDISLSAGAGFLVVLSGAMILMPGLPKISRALGIDVDEHGEITGIS from the coding sequence GTGAAGAAATCCTTGTTGCCCATTGAAGCGGTTGCGGCCAAGCTGAACCTGACAGAAGACCTCTACGAGAAGCGCAGCCCGGTCACCGCGAAGCTCAGTCTCGACCTGCTGGAAGACGCTGGATTCCGTCGCGGCGGAAAGCTGGTTCTGGTGACAGCAACAACTCCAACGGTCTCCGGCGAAGGCAAGACCGTTACCTCGATTGGGCTGGTGCAGGGTCTGGAGAAGATCGGTAAGCGCGCTGTCCTTGCTTCGCGTGAACCGTCATTGGGACCGGTGTTTGGCATGAAGGGCGGTGCGGCCGGTGGCGGGCGCTCGCAAGTGGAGCCTGCCGAGAAGATCAATCTTCACTTCCACGGAGACTTTCATGCCATCACCTCCGCGCACAACCTTCTGGCGGCGCTCGTAGATTCGCACATGTTCCATGGCAATGAACTTGACCTTGACCCGGACGGCATCACATGGCCGCGCACGCTGGACATGAACGATCGCGCGCTGCGTCACGTCACCGTCAACGTGACGGGTCCAAAGAAAACGGATACGGATAAGAAGCATCGCGATGGCAGCAACCGTCACAGCGGCTTCCTCATCACGGCGGCTTCGGAGATCATGGCCATCCTGGCGCTGGCCACCAGCCGCGAAGATCTGCGCGCCCGCTTGGCGCGGATCGTGATCGGGCAGGACCGCAAGGGTAATCCAGTGCGCGCAGCAGACCTGAACGCAACCGGACCGATGATGGCGCTGCTGCACGAAGCATTGCTCCCCAACCTGGCGCAGACCACCGAAGGCACGCCTGCGATGGTGCATTGCGGGCCGTTCGCAAACATCGCGCACGGCACCAGCTCCGTCCTCTCACAGAAAATGGGGATGCAGATGGCGGACTACGTGGTCAACGAGACTGGCTTCGCATCGGACCTCGGTTTAGAAAAGTACATGGACCTTGTCAGCCCCTTGTCCGGCATCAAGCCTTCCATCGCAGTGCTGGTCACGACAGTTCAAAGCGTCAAGCAGCAAGGCGAAGGCGACCTGAAGCAAGGGTCCGCAAACCTCGAAAAACACATTGCCATCGTGCGCGGCTTTGGACTGCCCGTGGTGGTCGCGATCAATCGATTCCCAGACGATACCGAGGCTGAGCTTGACACGCTGCGCACGTTCTGCGAAACACGCAAAGCAAATTTCGTACTCTCTGAGGCGTACGCAAAAGGCGGAGAAGGAGCGGCGGCGCTGGCGCAGAAGGTCGTCGAAGTGATCGACGCAAATCCGCATATCGAACTGACGACCGCCTACGAATTGAGCGACCCGGTGATAGAAAAGATCACCAAGGTGGCGCAGAAAGTCTACGGCGCAGACGCAATTAAGCTGAGCGAGCGTGCCAAAGAAAGCCTCGCCCGCTTCACCCGCTGGGGTTTTGGCGAACTGCCCATCTGCATCGCAAAGACACAGTACTCACTTAGCGACGATCCCAAGCGCCTGGGCGCGCCGACAGGATGGACGCTCCACGTAACGGACATTTCACTTTCCGCAGGCGCAGGATTTCTCGTCGTCCTCTCGGGCGCAATGATACTGATGCCAGGACTGCCCAAAATCTCCCGCGCACTCGGAATCGACGTAGATGAACACGGTGAAATCACCGGAATATCGTAA
- a CDS encoding YybH family protein, with protein MRRFPVFPALLLAVALPVIAQTATPSPRAEIEAFNRRFEDATRQMDNAATVALWADDGISLLPSTDPIVGKSAISAFLDKVTSDIKGAKMQKFELECFAIEASGDLASEWCNEHQIVLMPGGKPPFDGRGKMLLVLRKGRDGKWLLLREMWNQAKAD; from the coding sequence ATGCGAAGGTTTCCAGTATTTCCCGCGCTGCTTTTGGCCGTGGCCTTGCCGGTGATTGCGCAAACAGCGACCCCCAGTCCCCGCGCTGAGATCGAAGCGTTCAACCGCCGGTTTGAGGACGCGACCAGACAAATGGACAATGCAGCCACTGTAGCGTTGTGGGCCGACGATGGTATCAGCCTGCTGCCTTCCACTGATCCCATCGTGGGAAAGTCAGCGATTTCCGCCTTCCTGGACAAGGTCACCTCAGACATCAAAGGCGCGAAGATGCAGAAGTTTGAGCTGGAGTGCTTCGCCATCGAAGCCTCCGGCGACCTCGCATCGGAATGGTGCAACGAACATCAGATTGTCCTCATGCCGGGAGGGAAACCGCCCTTCGATGGCCGTGGCAAGATGCTTCTAGTTTTGCGAAAGGGCCGGGATGGCAAATGGCTCTTGCTGCGTGAGATGTGGAATCAGGCAAAGGCAGATTGA
- a CDS encoding VWA domain-containing protein — protein sequence MLFLRFLALISPLLSLAAIAQTAPDFELNVPPGHIRIPVLVTDKQGRPVSGLHADDFKIFDNGKPAPIAAFLALSTASSAAAHFTVFYLDDRHLTLEQMNSAKQNVDAALPAALDSNGYVAIVTGTGSVNSGFSRDPGLLRQTLASIHATPFAAQGTSAHNFDLIGIYASLADYASRMSKLPGRRLLVLLSPGFSVDFPEIRSAAAVSIDRIVQSGVVLNAFNTQDSTSVTRSEDDIVLEELSSATGGSFFPGPSLPPALTQYPELLYLLDIPLSAIRADGSSHQLKVVISQPGNHARARKKFVAPSSAK from the coding sequence ATGCTCTTCCTGCGATTCCTTGCGCTCATCTCGCCTTTGCTGTCTCTAGCCGCCATCGCACAAACTGCACCTGATTTCGAACTCAACGTGCCCCCGGGCCACATCCGCATCCCAGTCCTCGTCACAGACAAGCAGGGCAGACCTGTATCCGGCCTCCATGCAGATGACTTCAAAATCTTCGATAACGGAAAGCCCGCTCCCATCGCCGCATTCCTTGCCCTCTCCACTGCATCGTCCGCCGCAGCCCACTTCACCGTCTTCTACCTCGACGACCGGCACCTCACCTTGGAGCAGATGAACAGCGCCAAGCAAAATGTCGATGCCGCTCTTCCCGCCGCGCTCGACTCCAACGGGTACGTCGCGATCGTCACAGGAACCGGCTCTGTGAACAGCGGATTCTCCCGCGATCCCGGTCTGCTCCGCCAAACCCTCGCCTCCATCCACGCAACACCCTTTGCCGCTCAGGGAACTAGCGCCCACAACTTCGACCTCATCGGCATCTATGCCTCACTGGCCGATTACGCCTCCCGGATGTCCAAACTTCCCGGTCGCCGGCTGCTCGTTCTCCTCTCGCCCGGCTTCTCCGTCGACTTCCCCGAAATTCGCTCTGCCGCTGCCGTCTCCATAGACCGCATCGTTCAATCCGGTGTTGTCCTCAATGCCTTCAACACCCAGGACTCCACCTCCGTCACTCGCAGCGAGGACGATATAGTACTCGAAGAACTCAGCTCTGCCACTGGCGGCTCATTTTTCCCCGGCCCCTCCCTACCTCCCGCCCTCACCCAGTACCCCGAACTTCTCTATCTTCTCGACATCCCGCTCTCCGCCATCCGCGCCGATGGCTCTTCCCATCAGCTCAAGGTCGTCATCTCCCAGCCAGGTAACCATGCCCGTGCACGCAAGAAATTTGTTGCGCCCAGCTCCGCCAAATAG